A stretch of the Psychroserpens sp. Hel_I_66 genome encodes the following:
- a CDS encoding SDR family NAD(P)-dependent oxidoreductase gives MERFKNKVAIITGGSGSIGFNTAKQLAKEGAKILLVDIDEDALKEKVETAKSNDLEMSYAVADVTKSKDVEQYVETCIERYKKIDIFFNNAGIEGVVKPIQEYPEEEFDKVIAVNVKGVYLGMKYVIPKIEDGGSIVISSSVAGLQGTAGMIGYITSKHATIGIMRTAALELGKRKVRVNTINPGVVDNRMMRSLEDGLNPGHGDDVKENFEKQIPLGRYAKPEDITQMACFLFSDDASYCHGSVFVVDGGMQA, from the coding sequence ATGGAAAGATTCAAAAATAAAGTTGCCATTATTACAGGTGGTTCAGGGAGTATTGGTTTTAATACAGCTAAGCAGTTGGCAAAAGAAGGTGCAAAAATTCTTTTGGTAGATATAGATGAGGATGCTCTAAAAGAAAAAGTAGAGACAGCAAAAAGTAATGATTTAGAAATGTCGTATGCTGTTGCAGATGTTACAAAAAGTAAAGATGTAGAACAGTATGTAGAAACTTGCATAGAACGCTATAAAAAAATTGACATATTTTTCAATAATGCTGGTATAGAAGGAGTTGTTAAGCCAATCCAGGAATATCCAGAAGAGGAGTTTGATAAAGTAATCGCGGTAAATGTTAAAGGCGTTTATCTTGGTATGAAATATGTTATTCCAAAAATTGAAGATGGCGGTAGTATTGTAATTAGTTCTTCGGTAGCAGGATTACAGGGTACTGCGGGAATGATTGGATATATAACCAGTAAGCATGCCACCATAGGGATTATGAGAACTGCAGCATTAGAATTAGGTAAGCGTAAGGTTAGAGTAAATACTATTAATCCTGGTGTTGTAGATAATCGTATGATGCGCTCATTAGAAGACGGTCTTAATCCTGGTCACGGTGATGATGTTAAAGAAAACTTTGAAAAACAAATTCCGTTAGGCAGATATGCAAAACCGGAAGATATAACTCAAATGGCCTGCTTTCTATTTAGTGATGATGCCAGTTATTGTCATGGTAGCGTATTTGTAGTTGATGGTGGTATGCAAGCGTAA
- a CDS encoding GNAT family N-acetyltransferase: MTIEVKTFDELNTKELYDLLQLRSEVFVVEQDCVYQDIDGKDQKALHVIGFKNENVVAYTRIFKPGDYFEYASIGRVVVSQKERKHKYGYDIMKASVEAIKTNYNVTVIKISAQTYLKRFYNNLEFFEVGEEYLEDGIPHIGMVRD; the protein is encoded by the coding sequence ATGACGATAGAAGTAAAAACATTTGATGAGTTAAATACTAAGGAACTCTATGATCTTCTTCAATTAAGAAGTGAAGTCTTTGTTGTTGAACAAGATTGTGTTTATCAAGATATTGATGGCAAAGATCAAAAAGCATTGCACGTTATCGGTTTTAAAAATGAAAATGTAGTTGCTTATACAAGAATTTTTAAACCTGGTGATTATTTTGAATATGCGAGTATTGGTAGAGTAGTGGTGAGCCAAAAAGAACGTAAACACAAATATGGTTATGATATTATGAAAGCTTCCGTAGAAGCTATAAAAACCAATTATAATGTAACAGTCATCAAAATTTCTGCACAAACGTATTTAAAACGGTTTTATAATAATCTAGAATTTTTTGAAGTAGGAGAGGAGTACCTTGAAGATGGTATCCCACACATTGGGATGGTTAGAGATTAA
- a CDS encoding ribonuclease R family protein — MSKKKHRKPSNNKISNLTNTILSILKKDRNSTFNYKQIAAKIGVNDASSRNQIIKKLQELKAKQEIEEIERGKFKAIVNTEYHLGRVDMASRGAGYIISDDFEDDVYIASNNMNKALHGDEVEFYAYKRRKKGKLEGEVTNIIKRAKSEYVGVIQIHQKKNFAFVVVDGNKMYTDIFVPINKINKAEDGDKVLVSLEEWPEKADSPSGKVLKVLGKPGEHNTEIHAILAEYGLPLEFPQEVEDFANKIDLEIKPEEIAKRRDMRKDLTFTIDPKDAKDFDDALSFKVLDDGLFEIGIHIADVSHYLQEGTILDDEAYERATSVYLVDRVVPMLPEILSNGACSLRPNEEKYTFSAVFKMNEKAEIKDQWFGRTVTYSDARFAYEEAQAIIENNLGLNRADILNNPDKIDLTIPSEVSLTEKEYKTTQAVAQATLKLDELAKIMRRKRMNQGAISFDKVEVKFNLDQEANPVGVYFKTSKDANKLIEEFMLLANKKVGEFVGKQKKTFVYRVHDEPSDEKLAALQNVVGRFGYKLNFKDRKSVSNSLNNLLKDVNGKKEQNLVDTLTIRTMSKAEYSTDNIGHYGLAFDYYSHFTSPIRRYPDVMAHRLLQHYLDGGKSLSEEVYEEKCNHSSNMENLATKAERDSIKYMQIRFMEDHKNENFVGVISGVTDWGIYVEIIENKCEGMVSVRDMKDDHYQFDEDHYALIGKNSKTMYQLGDEVVVKVKDTDLVKKHLDFTLIGKHIEE; from the coding sequence ATGAGTAAAAAGAAACACAGGAAACCTTCAAACAACAAGATTTCCAACTTAACAAATACAATTCTAAGTATTTTAAAAAAAGATAGAAATTCAACCTTTAATTATAAACAAATAGCTGCTAAAATTGGTGTTAATGATGCCAGTAGTAGAAATCAAATTATAAAAAAACTTCAAGAGCTCAAAGCTAAGCAAGAGATTGAAGAAATAGAACGTGGTAAATTTAAAGCCATAGTTAATACCGAATATCACTTAGGTCGCGTAGATATGGCATCTAGAGGTGCTGGATATATTATTAGCGATGATTTTGAAGACGATGTTTATATCGCCTCAAATAACATGAACAAAGCCCTTCATGGTGATGAAGTTGAGTTTTATGCGTACAAACGTAGAAAAAAAGGTAAACTAGAAGGTGAAGTCACCAACATTATTAAACGCGCAAAAAGTGAATACGTTGGTGTGATCCAGATCCACCAGAAAAAGAATTTCGCCTTTGTAGTAGTTGATGGTAATAAAATGTACACAGATATTTTTGTGCCAATCAATAAAATCAATAAAGCAGAAGATGGTGACAAAGTATTAGTATCTCTAGAAGAATGGCCAGAAAAAGCCGACTCTCCTTCTGGTAAAGTTTTAAAAGTTCTTGGAAAACCAGGAGAACACAACACCGAAATCCATGCTATTTTAGCAGAATATGGGTTACCATTAGAATTCCCTCAAGAGGTTGAGGATTTTGCTAATAAAATAGATTTAGAAATTAAACCCGAAGAAATAGCAAAACGTCGTGATATGCGTAAAGATTTAACCTTTACCATAGATCCAAAAGATGCCAAAGATTTTGATGACGCCTTATCCTTTAAGGTTTTGGACGATGGTTTGTTTGAAATAGGGATTCATATTGCAGACGTTTCGCACTATTTACAGGAAGGAACTATTTTAGATGATGAAGCTTACGAGCGTGCAACATCTGTATATTTAGTAGATAGAGTCGTACCAATGTTGCCAGAGATTCTCTCAAATGGAGCATGTTCATTACGTCCAAATGAAGAAAAATATACGTTTTCTGCAGTATTTAAAATGAATGAAAAAGCAGAGATAAAAGACCAATGGTTTGGTAGAACGGTAACCTATTCTGATGCTCGTTTTGCTTACGAAGAAGCACAAGCCATTATTGAAAATAATCTGGGACTAAACAGAGCAGATATTTTAAACAACCCAGATAAAATAGATTTAACTATTCCTTCGGAAGTTTCTCTTACAGAAAAAGAATATAAAACCACACAAGCAGTTGCCCAAGCCACTTTGAAACTTGATGAGTTGGCTAAGATCATGCGTCGAAAACGCATGAACCAAGGAGCGATTTCTTTTGATAAAGTTGAGGTAAAATTTAATTTAGACCAAGAAGCAAATCCAGTAGGAGTCTACTTTAAAACCAGTAAAGATGCTAATAAGTTAATAGAGGAATTTATGCTTTTAGCAAACAAAAAAGTAGGAGAGTTTGTTGGTAAACAAAAGAAAACTTTTGTATATCGTGTACACGATGAACCAAGTGACGAAAAACTTGCTGCATTGCAAAACGTAGTTGGGCGTTTTGGTTATAAACTCAATTTTAAAGATAGAAAAAGTGTCTCCAATTCATTAAATAATCTTTTAAAGGATGTTAACGGTAAGAAAGAGCAAAACCTCGTAGATACCTTAACCATTCGCACAATGAGTAAGGCAGAATATTCTACAGATAATATTGGTCATTACGGTTTGGCATTTGACTATTACAGTCATTTTACCTCACCAATTCGTCGTTATCCAGATGTAATGGCGCATCGCTTGTTGCAGCATTATCTTGATGGAGGAAAATCTTTAAGTGAAGAAGTCTACGAAGAAAAATGTAACCATTCCAGTAACATGGAAAATCTAGCTACTAAAGCCGAAAGAGATTCCATCAAATACATGCAAATTCGTTTTATGGAAGATCATAAAAACGAGAATTTTGTTGGTGTGATTTCTGGTGTGACAGATTGGGGAATTTACGTAGAGATCATCGAGAATAAATGTGAAGGTATGGTAAGCGTTCGCGATATGAAAGATGACCATTACCAGTTTGACGAAGATCATTATGCATTAATTGGCAAAAATTCAAAAACCATGTACCAACTTGGTGATGAAGTCGTTGTTAAGGTAAAAGACACCGATTTAGTGAAAAAACATTTAGATTTCACATTGATAGGTAAACATATTGAGGAGTAA
- a CDS encoding OmpA family protein: MKNLLLITLLFTQLLIAQKEMTHEVYFETDKFEVPPTEHNRLLIFLSEIEGMDIAKISIYGFTDDRGSDTYNLNLSQERANSIKTIFSNNEFDESVITNVDGKGKILLKLIKEDDVSKIRGLNRKVEIIVSSVFPPKPKDTPEVAEAKQREAKEILKGELKAGDKFELNNILFKTGYSKLLPESKATLKEIADILVERKDLYFTIQGHVCCTQNSRDAIDRQTKKRNLSVARAKFIYDYLAKKGVNKRRMKYVGMRRKFPLGGEPKLDRRVEILITYVGETTIRDNN; this comes from the coding sequence ATGAAAAATCTACTACTAATAACACTACTATTCACCCAACTTTTGATTGCTCAAAAGGAGATGACTCATGAAGTCTATTTTGAGACCGATAAATTTGAAGTACCTCCTACAGAGCATAATAGGTTGTTGATTTTTCTTTCTGAGATTGAAGGTATGGACATTGCAAAAATATCTATTTACGGTTTTACTGATGACCGTGGGAGTGATACTTATAACTTAAATCTATCTCAGGAAAGAGCTAATTCTATAAAAACTATTTTTTCTAATAACGAGTTTGACGAGTCCGTTATTACAAATGTAGACGGGAAAGGTAAAATCTTACTAAAATTGATAAAAGAAGATGACGTAAGCAAAATAAGAGGATTAAACCGAAAAGTCGAAATTATAGTATCTTCTGTTTTTCCACCAAAACCAAAGGATACTCCAGAAGTTGCGGAAGCAAAACAGCGAGAAGCCAAAGAAATTCTAAAAGGAGAACTCAAAGCAGGTGATAAATTTGAACTTAATAATATTTTGTTCAAAACAGGTTACAGCAAACTATTACCAGAATCTAAAGCAACGCTTAAAGAAATTGCAGATATACTTGTAGAGCGTAAAGATCTATATTTCACAATACAAGGTCATGTTTGCTGTACACAAAATAGTAGAGATGCTATTGATCGTCAAACTAAAAAACGTAATCTTTCTGTTGCCAGGGCAAAATTTATATACGATTATTTAGCTAAAAAAGGTGTTAATAAAAGGCGGATGAAATATGTTGGTATGCGTAGAAAATTTCCGTTAGGTGGCGAACCAAAATTGGATCGTCGTGTGGAAATTTTAATCACTTACGTGGGTGAAACTACAATTAGAGATAACAATTAA
- the rpiB gene encoding ribose 5-phosphate isomerase B — translation MTISIGNDHAGTEYKQAILAHLKAKGYTVNNYGTNTDDSVDYPDFVHPVATDVSNKKVDFGILICGSANGVAITANKHQHVRAGICWIKEITELTRQHNNANICCIPARFTALQQAIQIVDTFLNTEFEGGRHQKRVDKIPISH, via the coding sequence ATGACAATTTCAATAGGTAACGATCACGCAGGAACCGAGTATAAACAAGCTATTCTAGCGCATTTAAAAGCTAAAGGTTATACTGTTAATAACTACGGAACAAATACAGATGACAGTGTTGACTACCCAGATTTTGTGCATCCGGTAGCGACAGATGTGTCTAATAAAAAGGTTGATTTCGGAATTTTAATCTGCGGAAGTGCCAACGGTGTCGCAATCACTGCCAACAAACATCAACACGTTAGAGCTGGTATTTGCTGGATCAAGGAAATTACAGAACTCACAAGACAACATAATAATGCAAACATTTGTTGTATTCCTGCAAGATTCACAGCATTACAACAAGCCATCCAAATAGTTGATACATTTTTAAATACTGAATTTGAAGGTGGTCGTCACCAAAAACGTGTGGATAAAATTCCTATTTCACACTAG
- a CDS encoding cation diffusion facilitator family transporter, whose product MGHSHSHSHSHSHGDLRGRNLIISILLNIVITVAQVIGGLLSGSLSLLSDALHNFSDVISLIVSYIANRLSKQEASLKKTFGYKRAEILAAFINAATLIIVAILLIVEAVERFQNPQEIESDLVIWLSFIAILGNGFSVLLLKKDSKSNMNMKSAYLHLLTDMMASVAVLIGGLVMKYYQLFWVDSALTLAIALYLIFMGYDLLKNSFKVLMLFTPDEIPIKDIVMEIQQIEAIKNVHHVHIWQLNEEEIHFEAHIDFEVDINLSQFDVILHEIEELVFHNFGINHVNIQPEFGKCDVKDVIVQD is encoded by the coding sequence ATGGGTCATTCACATTCGCATAGCCATTCGCATTCTCATGGCGATCTAAGAGGTAGAAATCTTATCATCTCTATTCTTTTAAACATTGTAATCACAGTAGCTCAAGTTATTGGCGGATTACTTTCTGGCAGTTTATCTCTGTTAAGTGATGCACTCCATAATTTTAGTGATGTGATATCACTTATTGTAAGTTATATTGCAAATAGACTTTCTAAACAAGAGGCTTCTCTTAAAAAAACATTTGGCTATAAACGTGCAGAAATTTTAGCTGCATTTATTAATGCAGCTACGCTTATTATTGTTGCCATTTTATTGATTGTAGAAGCGGTAGAGCGTTTTCAGAATCCTCAAGAAATTGAATCTGACCTTGTGATTTGGCTATCGTTCATAGCTATTTTAGGTAATGGTTTTAGTGTGCTATTACTCAAAAAAGACAGTAAGTCCAACATGAACATGAAAAGCGCATATCTGCATTTATTAACAGATATGATGGCTAGTGTAGCAGTCTTGATAGGAGGTTTAGTGATGAAATATTATCAATTATTTTGGGTAGATAGTGCTCTTACATTAGCGATTGCTCTATATCTTATTTTTATGGGTTACGATTTATTGAAAAATTCATTTAAGGTATTGATGTTATTTACGCCAGATGAAATTCCAATTAAGGATATCGTTATGGAGATCCAGCAAATAGAAGCCATAAAAAATGTGCATCACGTACATATTTGGCAATTAAATGAAGAAGAAATTCATTTTGAGGCGCATATAGATTTTGAAGTGGATATTAACTTATCACAATTTGATGTTATTCTACATGAAATAGAAGAACTGGTGTTTCATAACTTCGGAATAAATCACGTGAACATCCAACCAGAATTTGGTAAATGCGATGTTAAGGATGTCATTGTTCAAGACTAA
- a CDS encoding head GIN domain-containing protein, which produces MKTFYTLALLFVTSILTAQNPKEKDVADFNEIKVYDLIAVNLIKSNEAKVEITGDDIQDVEVVNKDGKLKIRMKFDKIFNGDRTFVSVYYKQLDIIDGNEGAFITSNELIEQNQIQLKAQEGAHLKIGLDVDQVDIRAVTGGIVETRGKAISQKITLNTGGIYEGKAFETKNTAVNIKAAGEADVNASKTVDARITAGGDIKIYGNPEHVKEKTTLGGTIKRM; this is translated from the coding sequence ATGAAAACTTTTTATACACTCGCACTACTTTTTGTAACTTCAATTTTAACAGCACAAAACCCTAAAGAAAAGGATGTTGCCGATTTTAATGAAATTAAGGTCTACGATTTAATAGCAGTCAATCTCATTAAGTCAAACGAGGCAAAGGTTGAAATTACGGGAGATGACATACAAGATGTTGAGGTTGTAAATAAAGACGGGAAGCTAAAAATCCGTATGAAATTTGATAAAATATTTAACGGTGACCGCACATTTGTTTCGGTTTATTACAAACAGCTTGATATTATTGATGGTAACGAAGGTGCTTTTATCACATCCAACGAACTTATTGAGCAAAACCAAATACAACTTAAGGCTCAAGAAGGTGCACATTTAAAAATAGGTTTAGATGTAGATCAAGTAGATATTAGAGCAGTCACAGGAGGTATCGTAGAAACTAGAGGTAAAGCAATTTCTCAAAAGATTACACTTAATACTGGAGGTATTTATGAGGGCAAAGCATTTGAGACCAAGAATACAGCGGTCAATATCAAAGCAGCTGGAGAGGCAGATGTTAATGCGTCAAAAACGGTCGATGCTAGAATTACCGCTGGAGGTGATATTAAAATCTACGGAAATCCAGAACACGTAAAAGAAAAAACCACTTTAGGAGGTACAATTAAACGTATGTAG
- a CDS encoding YbjQ family protein, translating into MILTTTNSIEGFKIVEYKGIVSGTSAELKTKFSFKTEKNLSMMDDLMSQAKEKAFQKMQAHASQLKANAVVGITVDIETEAGSYFFVSVTGTAVSVA; encoded by the coding sequence ATGATTTTAACCACCACAAATTCCATCGAAGGATTTAAGATAGTTGAATACAAAGGGATTGTATCAGGAACATCTGCAGAATTGAAAACAAAATTCTCGTTCAAGACAGAAAAGAACTTAAGCATGATGGATGATTTAATGAGCCAGGCAAAAGAAAAGGCTTTTCAAAAAATGCAAGCGCATGCAAGCCAACTTAAAGCAAATGCAGTGGTAGGTATTACTGTAGATATTGAAACCGAGGCTGGATCTTATTTTTTTGTTTCGGTAACAGGAACCGCTGTTAGTGTTGCTTAA